The Gimibacter soli genome includes a region encoding these proteins:
- the pspB gene encoding envelope stress response membrane protein PspB: protein MFETVMILLCVIVAPLWIIFHYVTRWKQMKGLTAEDEANLGDLRRLADRLEDRTRTLERILDAEVPDWRSRNHDL, encoded by the coding sequence GTGTTTGAAACAGTCATGATCCTTCTCTGCGTCATTGTCGCGCCCCTGTGGATTATCTTCCACTATGTGACGCGCTGGAAGCAGATGAAGGGCCTCACCGCGGAGGATGAGGCAAACCTCGGCGACCTGCGCCGGCTGGCCGACCGCCTGGAAGACCGGACCCGCACGCTGGAACGCATTCTGGACGCCGAGGTTCCCGACTGGAGGAGCCGCAACCATGACCTCTAG
- a CDS encoding SufE family protein, with amino-acid sequence MTSETTTLDDVLDTFEFLDDWDERYKFIIDLGRRLPPLDASEMTDDFKVRGCQSQVWLIPERDADGRIRFRGDSDAHIVKGLVALMLLIYNDKTPGEILAVDARGLLEKLGLASHLSPQRANGLFSMVERIRTIAGAAASA; translated from the coding sequence ATGACGAGCGAAACCACGACCCTCGATGATGTGCTTGATACGTTCGAGTTCCTTGATGACTGGGACGAGCGTTACAAGTTCATCATCGATCTTGGCCGCCGTCTGCCGCCGCTCGACGCAAGCGAGATGACCGACGATTTCAAGGTGCGCGGCTGCCAGAGCCAGGTATGGCTGATCCCCGAACGCGATGCGGATGGCCGTATCCGTTTCCGCGGGGATAGCGACGCCCATATCGTGAAGGGCCTCGTGGCCCTGATGCTGCTTATCTATAACGATAAGACGCCCGGGGAAATCCTCGCGGTTGATGCGCGCGGGCTGCTGGAAAAGCTGGGGCTCGCGAGCCACCTGTCGCCGCAGCGCGCGAACGGTCTTTTCTCGATGGTAGAACGGATCAGGACAATCGCCGGGGCGGCTGCCTCAGCTTGA
- the pspC gene encoding envelope stress response membrane protein PspC: protein MTSSQHEHHHYHFHRKDKTDMNYRKSPTRLYKIPREGKLMGVCAGVADYTGVNLTAVRILWVVGLFTPINWILLIGYFVLGMTLDPKPEDLYEDVREEEFWRQARKAPDYTAADLRRRFRELDRRTGDMEAYMTSKSFKLDRELKALED from the coding sequence ATGACCTCTAGTCAGCACGAACATCATCACTATCACTTCCACAGGAAGGATAAGACCGACATGAACTACCGCAAAAGCCCGACCCGGCTCTACAAGATCCCCCGCGAGGGCAAGCTGATGGGTGTATGTGCGGGGGTAGCCGACTATACCGGCGTGAACCTCACCGCTGTACGCATCCTCTGGGTGGTCGGCCTGTTCACACCGATCAACTGGATCCTTCTTATCGGTTACTTCGTCCTTGGCATGACCCTCGACCCCAAGCCCGAGGATCTTTACGAGGACGTCCGCGAGGAAGAATTCTGGCGGCAGGCCCGCAAGGCACCCGACTATACCGCCGCTGATCTGCGCCGCCGTTTCCGCGAACTTGATCGTCGCACCGGCGACATGGAGGCCTACATGACGAGCAAGAGCTTCAAGCTCGACCGCGAACTCAAGGCCCTCGAAGACTGA
- the pspA gene encoding phage shock protein PspA: protein MGIFSRLNDIINSNINAILDKAEDPEKIIRMVIQEMEDTLVEVRSNAARIIADQKDVERRIAKLASAQADWEAKAELAISKGRDDLAKGALMEKARLAETVGHLEAELGHLREALVHAEEDVIKLDAKLREARAKKATIQTRTKSAVNQVRVRRNLYDPRIRDAFDRFDKVDARIDRLEGEAAAMDLGRSKEATLADEINALESEGEIDAELAALKAKVSGKKAPAAPAAEEAPKAAPKKPASK from the coding sequence ATGGGTATCTTCTCCCGCCTGAACGACATCATCAACTCGAACATCAACGCCATCCTCGACAAGGCGGAAGATCCGGAAAAGATCATCCGCATGGTCATCCAGGAAATGGAAGACACGCTTGTGGAGGTTCGTTCGAACGCTGCCCGCATCATTGCGGACCAGAAAGATGTCGAACGCCGCATCGCCAAGCTGGCTTCGGCACAGGCCGACTGGGAAGCCAAGGCAGAGCTCGCCATCTCCAAGGGTCGTGATGACCTCGCGAAAGGTGCGCTCATGGAAAAGGCCCGCCTTGCCGAAACGGTCGGTCATCTGGAAGCCGAGCTTGGCCATCTCCGCGAAGCGCTGGTGCATGCCGAAGAGGATGTGATCAAGCTCGATGCCAAGCTGCGCGAAGCCCGCGCCAAGAAGGCAACGATCCAGACCCGCACCAAATCGGCGGTCAACCAGGTTCGCGTACGCCGCAACCTCTATGACCCCCGCATCCGCGATGCTTTCGACCGGTTCGACAAGGTTGATGCCCGCATCGACCGGCTGGAAGGTGAAGCGGCGGCCATGGACCTCGGTCGTTCGAAGGAAGCAACGCTTGCTGACGAGATCAACGCCCTTGAATCAGAAGGCGAGATCGATGCAGAACTGGCTGCGCTGAAGGCGAAAGTTTCGGGCAAGAAAGCACCGGCTGCTCCGGCTGCCGAAGAAGCCCCGAAAGCCGCCCCGAAGAAGCCGGCGTCGAAGTAA